From Oryctolagus cuniculus chromosome 17, mOryCun1.1, whole genome shotgun sequence, a single genomic window includes:
- the HIGD1B gene encoding HIG1 domain family member 1B isoform X3: protein MSANKGWWVPPEGEESVSGKFLRKTRESPLVPIGLGGCLLVATYRIYRLKARGSTKMSIHLIHTRVAAQACAVGAIMLGAVYTMYRDYSKRTAPDAGEK, encoded by the exons ATGTCTGCTAACAAAGGCTGGTGGGTGCCACCTGAGGGCGAGGAGAGTGTTTCTGGAAAGTTCCTGAGGAAGACCAGGGAGTCTCCGCTGGTGCCTATAG GCTTAGGAGGCTGCTTGCTGGTGGCAACTTACAGGATTTATCGGCTGAAGGCTCGGGGGTCCACCAAGATGTCCATACACCTGATCCACACCCGAGTAGCAGCACAGGCCTGTGCCGTGGGTGCCATTATGCTAG GCGCTGTGTACACAATGTACCGAGATTACAGCAAGAGGACAGCACCGGATGCTGGGGAGAAGTAG
- the HIGD1B gene encoding HIG1 domain family member 1B isoform X1: MRAGERKRLISCWTNPPCQKSPCSMDTWAESHRGKDKGLGWSGTLHRAPRLLPACVDWAETYGSQLSASGSTIMSANKGWWVPPEGEESVSGKFLRKTRESPLVPIGLGGCLLVATYRIYRLKARGSTKMSIHLIHTRVAAQACAVGAIMLGAVYTMYRDYSKRTAPDAGEK, translated from the exons ATGAGggctggggagagaaagaggctcATCAGCTGCTGGACAAATCCCCCCTGCCAAAAAAGCCCATGCAGCATGGACACATGGGCTGAGAGTCATCGGGGAAAGGACAAAGGCCTGGGATGGAGCGGGACTCTCCACAGGGCACCCCGATTGCTCCCCGCTTGCGTA GACTGGGCTGAAACCTACGGATCCCAGCTGTCGGCATCGGGGTCCACAATCATGTCTGCTAACAAAGGCTGGTGGGTGCCACCTGAGGGCGAGGAGAGTGTTTCTGGAAAGTTCCTGAGGAAGACCAGGGAGTCTCCGCTGGTGCCTATAG GCTTAGGAGGCTGCTTGCTGGTGGCAACTTACAGGATTTATCGGCTGAAGGCTCGGGGGTCCACCAAGATGTCCATACACCTGATCCACACCCGAGTAGCAGCACAGGCCTGTGCCGTGGGTGCCATTATGCTAG GCGCTGTGTACACAATGTACCGAGATTACAGCAAGAGGACAGCACCGGATGCTGGGGAGAAGTAG
- the HIGD1B gene encoding HIG1 domain family member 1B isoform X2, with translation MEKVAAGGPAPDTGHPGGASFQGEAELGMVWLAAVNPLLPTLEFLLWGASFQDWAETYGSQLSASGSTIMSANKGWWVPPEGEESVSGKFLRKTRESPLVPIGLGGCLLVATYRIYRLKARGSTKMSIHLIHTRVAAQACAVGAIMLGAVYTMYRDYSKRTAPDAGEK, from the exons ATGGAGAAAGTGGCTGCTGGTGGCCCAGCACCCGACACAGGACACCCGGGAGGGGCATCTTTTCAAGGAGAGGCTGAGCTGGGCATGGTGTGGCTCGCAGCAGTTAACCCCCTCCTTCCCACTCTGGAATTTTTACTGTGGGGTGCCTCCTTCCAGGACTGGGCTGAAACCTACGGATCCCAGCTGTCGGCATCGGGGTCCACAATCATGTCTGCTAACAAAGGCTGGTGGGTGCCACCTGAGGGCGAGGAGAGTGTTTCTGGAAAGTTCCTGAGGAAGACCAGGGAGTCTCCGCTGGTGCCTATAG GCTTAGGAGGCTGCTTGCTGGTGGCAACTTACAGGATTTATCGGCTGAAGGCTCGGGGGTCCACCAAGATGTCCATACACCTGATCCACACCCGAGTAGCAGCACAGGCCTGTGCCGTGGGTGCCATTATGCTAG GCGCTGTGTACACAATGTACCGAGATTACAGCAAGAGGACAGCACCGGATGCTGGGGAGAAGTAG